The sequence below is a genomic window from Candidatus Binatia bacterium.
TCCGCTCCTCACCTTGGCCTCAGGAACCAGCGTCCCGCTGGACAGCCACGGGTACGCGGAGTACGAGGCTGCGGGCGGCTGGCGCGGCAGCCCCACCGAGCTGGTCCAATGCGAGACGAGCGAATTGCTGGTGCCGGCGCGCGCGGAGATCATCGTCGAGGGAGAGGTGGTCGCCAACGCGAGAACGCCCGAGGGCCCGCACGGGGAATCGACCGGTTTCTACGGCGAAAACAAAGAATCGTTTCTGATCCGAGTGAAATGCATCACCCAAAGAAAGCATCCGCTGAGCTACGGCTTGATCTGCAGGGTATTCGAGGACTATCCGCGGACCTTGCTGAGGTCGGGATCGTTCCAAACCCTTCTGATCCAGAAAACCGGAATGACGAATATCACCAAGGCGTATCTCCCGGAGGTTGGAAGACTGGGCATGGTGATCATCGCCGCCAGGATACGTGACGCCGAAGAGCCCAAGCGGATCATGAAAGCGGCCTGGGAGAACGGCGGGGCGCGATGGGTGATCGTGGTCGACGACGACTGCGATGTCAGAAACTGGAACGACGTCATGTGGAGGGTGTGCGCGGCGGCCGTTCCGGAGAAGAATGTGATCGAAGGGCCGCGGGTTGCCGGCTCGCGCCGGCGCGACGAGATCGAATTCGAGCCGCCGCCGTCGGGCCTGGGCATCGACGCCACCATGCGTTTCAAGGACAGAGGCTTTCCGCCGGTCAACCAGGTCAGCCGCGAGCTCATGGCGCGGGTGGCGAAGCGCTGGAAGGAATACGGCCTCAGTTAGAGAGGAGCGATCATGTTGACGCAGGAGGAAAACGAGCTTTTGACGAGAGTCGGACCGGGAACGCCTTGCGGCCAGCTTCTAAGGCGCTACTGGCATCCCGTCGGATTCGTCTCGGAGTTGACCGAGGCCAAGCCGAAAAAAAGGCTGCGTATTTTGGGCGAAGATCTGGTCTTGTTCCGCCTCCCGAGAACTCAAGGCCAAATCCGATACGGTCTCCTGGCCGAGCACTGTTCCCACCGGGCCGCTTCCCTGTACTACGGGAACGTGGAGGAGAACGGGCTCCGCTGCGCCTATCATGGATGGAAGTACGACGCGAGCGGCCGGTGTTTGGAGCAGCCCTTCGAGTCCAAAGAAACCACCACGAAAGACGAGATCCGGCACCCCGCCTATCCGGTGGAGGAGCTTGCGGGCCTGTTGTTCGCCTACATGGGGCCGCCGGAGAAAAAAACTTTGCTGCCGCGCTGGGACGTGCTCGTGCGCGAGGACGGAACGAGGGAGATCCAGATCCATCCGGTGCTCAACTGCAACTGGCTCCAGGCGCAGGAAAATACGCCGGACCTGGTGCACGGATTTTATCTTCACGCGTATCAGTTCAAAGCGCGCCGGATGAGCGAGGGGAGATATCGCGAC
It includes:
- a CDS encoding aromatic ring-hydroxylating dioxygenase subunit alpha, coding for MLTQEENELLTRVGPGTPCGQLLRRYWHPVGFVSELTEAKPKKRLRILGEDLVLFRLPRTQGQIRYGLLAEHCSHRAASLYYGNVEENGLRCAYHGWKYDASGRCLEQPFESKETTTKDEIRHPAYPVEELAGLLFAYMGPPEKKTLLPRWDVLVREDGTREIQIHPVLNCNWLQAQENTPDLVHGFYLHAYQFKARRMSEGRYRDRQIESIEFDEFEWGMKQRRIYADRGPGAVTAYPMIFPNIMRLNEASREVMHWRVPLDDYNSRIFWAGFTPSRGGKKVAQPEHPPVTYITYKEDGEFLMTTFPSQDAMAWETQGPIFDRTKENLGASDIGVVKYRKLLKEQIRIVQQGGDPIAFVRDPEKNRIVEFTTLQGTPDEGMRWVELLEKRVI
- a CDS encoding UbiD family decarboxylase, whose amino-acid sequence is MLSKPKSETADVGYRDLRGYVGLLEAAGLLRRIKTPVEPKHELGGIAARSLDRGGPALIFENIRGHEGMPLITNILSTTAQLAIAFGAEPDEDRIYEKIVHGMENRTPSVAIKSAAPCKEEIHRGDKADLYKFPTPFWHELDGGQYIGTTAGFITMDPDTGAHNMGSYRVMIKDRNTLAANVRGAHPIGKGPRPNDHGGTAHILQNEARGRPTPMALALSMDPLLTLASGTSVPLDSHGYAEYEAAGGWRGSPTELVQCETSELLVPARAEIIVEGEVVANARTPEGPHGESTGFYGENKESFLIRVKCITQRKHPLSYGLICRVFEDYPRTLLRSGSFQTLLIQKTGMTNITKAYLPEVGRLGMVIIAARIRDAEEPKRIMKAAWENGGARWVIVVDDDCDVRNWNDVMWRVCAAAVPEKNVIEGPRVAGSRRRDEIEFEPPPSGLGIDATMRFKDRGFPPVNQVSRELMARVAKRWKEYGLS